A single genomic interval of Equus quagga isolate Etosha38 chromosome 19, UCLA_HA_Equagga_1.0, whole genome shotgun sequence harbors:
- the CDPF1 gene encoding cysteine-rich DPF motif domain-containing protein 1 isoform X2 translates to MPPGPVSHVTRPRRKVSALVRLLGMPPSETRREEGTDATRSQASENRGTVSHGLLLLQLESQETENKAAEIFDVIMMRGQRGKESKERFLWTLKMACETECRPLGVFTCQLCALTAPYSYVGQKPPDTQSVVLLEESYVMKDPFTSDKDRFLILGSRCSLCSRLVCVGPVGMQFILFQEILPPLCPGEH, encoded by the exons ATGCCTCCCGGGCCCGTCAGTCATGTGACACGGCCGAGGAGGAAAGTCAGTGCACTGGTTAGGTTACTAGGAATGCCCCCAAGTGAGACGcgaagagaggaagggacagacGCAACCCGCAGCCAAGCGTCCGAGAACCGTGGGACGGTGTCGCACGGCCTCCTGCTCTTGCAGTTGGAGTCTCAGGAGACAGAGAATAAGGCAGCAGAAATATTTGACGTGATAATGATGCGGGGTCAGCGAGgcaaagagtcaaaagaaagatttctttggactctcaag ATGGCGTGTGAGACAGAGTGCCGTCCCTTGGGTGTGTTTACGTGCCAGCTCTGTGCCTTGACAGCTCCATACAGCTATGTGGGGCAGAAGCCCCCTGACACCCAGTCTGTCGT CCTCCTGGAGGAGAGCTACGTCATGAAGGACCCCTTCACCTCGGACAAAGACAGATTCCTGATCCTCGGCTCGAGATGCAGTTTATGCAGCAGGCTGGTGTGTGTGGGCCCGGTAG
- the CDPF1 gene encoding cysteine-rich DPF motif domain-containing protein 1 isoform X3 translates to MPPGPVSHVTRPRRKVSALVRLLGMPPSETRREEGTDATRSQASENRGTVSHGLLLLQLESQETENKAAEIFDVIMMRGQRGKESKERFLWTLKMACETECRPLGVFTCQLCALTAPYSYVGQKPPDTQSVVLLEESYVMKDPFTSDKDRFLILGSRCSLCSRLVCVGPGAVMLLASRG, encoded by the exons ATGCCTCCCGGGCCCGTCAGTCATGTGACACGGCCGAGGAGGAAAGTCAGTGCACTGGTTAGGTTACTAGGAATGCCCCCAAGTGAGACGcgaagagaggaagggacagacGCAACCCGCAGCCAAGCGTCCGAGAACCGTGGGACGGTGTCGCACGGCCTCCTGCTCTTGCAGTTGGAGTCTCAGGAGACAGAGAATAAGGCAGCAGAAATATTTGACGTGATAATGATGCGGGGTCAGCGAGgcaaagagtcaaaagaaagatttctttggactctcaag ATGGCGTGTGAGACAGAGTGCCGTCCCTTGGGTGTGTTTACGTGCCAGCTCTGTGCCTTGACAGCTCCATACAGCTATGTGGGGCAGAAGCCCCCTGACACCCAGTCTGTCGT CCTCCTGGAGGAGAGCTACGTCATGAAGGACCCCTTCACCTCGGACAAAGACAGATTCCTGATCCTCGGCTCGAGATGCAGTTTATGCAGCAGGCTGGTGTGTGTGGGCCCG GGGGCCGTCATGCTCCTCGCCTCCAGGGGATAG